In Nonomuraea sp. NBC_00507, the following are encoded in one genomic region:
- a CDS encoding DUF3140 domain-containing protein, with amino-acid sequence MTEGFDNDMLWEEFHRVVNMSSEELRAYLLADASDEESFPPDPDLGIDELGRGVLHVLRKRKGDLTKDDLDVMRQVVELVETMGDRTDDDSRRELMTVGHDPLRG; translated from the coding sequence ATGACTGAGGGCTTCGACAACGACATGCTCTGGGAAGAGTTCCACCGCGTGGTCAACATGAGCTCCGAGGAGCTGCGCGCGTACCTGCTGGCCGACGCCTCGGACGAGGAGAGCTTCCCCCCCGACCCCGACTTGGGCATCGACGAACTGGGGCGGGGCGTCCTCCACGTTCTGCGCAAGCGCAAGGGCGACCTGACCAAGGATGACCTGGACGTCATGCGGCAGGTCGTCGAGCTCGTCGAGACCATGGGCGACCGGACGGACGACGACTCGCGGCGCGAGCTTATGACCGTCGGGC
- a CDS encoding carbohydrate ABC transporter permease → MSRYLTLSALAVLFLFPLVWSGYASLEEPSNYLEMAGFGEGLGTYSTNSVLVSGMTVAGTLIVSALGGYGFARFDFPGKNLLFLATLAILMVPYATILIPLYVLLGYIGLQNSLVGLSLVFVMFQLPFALFMMRNAFEALPRELEEAALVDGCGTFRAFTRILLHAVRPALITVGLFAFLASWNDFFAPLILLNDGASFTLPVAVVSMTQQTFGAVDYGMLQAGVMVMAFPCLILFIVLQRHYVRGFMSGALRG, encoded by the coding sequence ATGAGCCGTTACCTCACGCTGTCCGCCCTGGCGGTGCTGTTCCTGTTCCCGCTGGTGTGGAGCGGCTACGCCTCGCTGGAGGAGCCGTCCAACTACCTGGAGATGGCCGGCTTCGGCGAGGGGCTGGGCACGTACTCGACCAACAGCGTGCTGGTCTCCGGCATGACCGTGGCGGGCACGCTGATCGTCTCGGCGCTCGGCGGCTACGGCTTCGCCCGCTTCGACTTTCCTGGCAAGAACCTGCTGTTCCTCGCCACGCTGGCGATCCTCATGGTGCCGTACGCGACGATCCTCATCCCGCTCTACGTGCTGCTCGGCTACATCGGGCTGCAGAACTCGCTGGTCGGGTTGTCGCTGGTATTCGTGATGTTCCAGCTGCCGTTCGCGCTGTTCATGATGCGCAACGCGTTCGAGGCGCTGCCGCGCGAGCTGGAGGAGGCGGCGCTGGTGGACGGGTGCGGCACCTTCCGCGCCTTCACCAGGATCCTGCTGCACGCCGTGCGGCCGGCGCTGATCACGGTGGGCCTGTTCGCGTTCCTCGCCTCGTGGAACGACTTCTTCGCCCCGCTCATCCTGCTCAACGACGGCGCCTCGTTCACCCTGCCGGTGGCCGTGGTCAGCATGACGCAGCAGACGTTCGGCGCGGTCGACTACGGCATGCTCCAGGCCGGCGTCATGGTCATGGCCTTCCCCTGTCTCATCCTCTTCATCGTGTTGCAGCGCCACTACGTGCGCGGATTCATGTCAGGAGCTCTGCGTGGCTAA
- a CDS encoding response regulator transcription factor, whose product MTVRVVVADDQELVRGGFAMILDAQPDIDVVAEAGDGAEAVAAVREHAPDVLLLDIRMPRMDGIEAARIVCAESGCRVLMLTTFDLDDYVFDALRAGASGFLLKDVRRDELVNAVRVVAAGESLLAPAVTGKLIAEFTKRPPAQHPVATLAVLTARERETLLLIARGLSNAEIAEAMVVSEHTVKTHVSNVLSKLGLRDRVQAVIAAYESGLAVPGA is encoded by the coding sequence ATGACCGTGCGCGTCGTCGTGGCCGACGATCAGGAGCTCGTCAGGGGCGGGTTCGCGATGATCCTGGACGCCCAGCCGGACATCGACGTGGTCGCCGAGGCGGGCGACGGGGCCGAGGCCGTGGCCGCGGTCCGCGAACACGCCCCCGACGTACTGCTGCTCGACATCCGCATGCCCAGAATGGACGGCATCGAGGCGGCCAGGATCGTGTGCGCGGAGAGCGGGTGCCGGGTGTTGATGCTGACCACGTTCGACCTGGACGACTACGTGTTCGACGCGCTGCGGGCGGGGGCGAGCGGCTTCCTGCTCAAGGACGTGCGGCGCGACGAGCTGGTGAACGCGGTGCGGGTGGTGGCGGCCGGCGAGTCGCTGCTCGCCCCGGCCGTCACCGGCAAGCTGATCGCCGAGTTCACCAAGCGCCCGCCGGCCCAGCACCCGGTGGCGACGCTGGCGGTGCTGACGGCCCGGGAACGCGAGACGCTGCTGCTGATCGCGCGCGGGCTGTCCAACGCGGAGATCGCCGAGGCCATGGTGGTCAGCGAGCATACGGTGAAGACGCACGTCAGCAACGTGCTAAGCAAGCTGGGGCTGCGGGATCGGGTGCAGGCCGTGATCGCCGCGTACGAGTCGGGGCTGGCCGTGCCGGGTGCGTAA
- a CDS encoding LacI family DNA-binding transcriptional regulator gives MATRRATISDVASLAGVSIATASKALNGRQDVRAATRERVLAAAAELSFQPNALARGLLSGQTRTVGLLTSDSVGRFGIPVLLGAENAFGAGEMAVLLCDARGDAIREQHHLRALLSRRVDGLIVVGESTNPRPSVSKDLPVPVVYAYGPSEDPGDVSFVPDDVGAAAMAVKHLLALGRRKIAHITGPSHYKAARDREEGLRLALAEAGLEQVGQTLSGPWSQRWGRHAAEMLLMAEPEIDAVFCGSDQVAAGFVETARERGRRVPDDIAVVGYDNWEVLSTETRPALTTVDMNLELLGRTAAQHLFAAIDGKATPGVHKMPCQLVIRDSTSPPGVS, from the coding sequence ATGGCGACTAGGCGGGCGACCATCAGTGATGTGGCCTCGCTGGCGGGGGTGTCGATCGCCACGGCGTCCAAGGCGCTCAACGGGCGCCAGGATGTGCGCGCGGCCACGCGCGAGCGCGTGCTGGCCGCCGCGGCGGAGCTCTCCTTCCAGCCGAACGCTCTGGCCAGGGGACTGCTGTCGGGCCAGACCCGCACCGTGGGCCTGCTGACCTCCGACAGCGTCGGCCGGTTCGGCATCCCGGTGCTGCTCGGCGCGGAGAACGCGTTCGGGGCCGGCGAGATGGCCGTGCTGCTGTGCGACGCGCGCGGCGACGCGATCAGGGAGCAGCATCATCTGCGGGCGCTGTTGTCGCGCCGGGTGGACGGGCTGATCGTGGTGGGCGAGAGCACCAACCCGCGGCCGTCGGTGAGCAAGGATCTGCCGGTGCCGGTCGTGTACGCGTACGGGCCCTCCGAGGATCCCGGCGACGTGTCGTTCGTGCCGGACGACGTGGGGGCCGCGGCCATGGCCGTCAAACACCTGCTGGCCTTGGGACGCCGCAAGATCGCGCACATCACGGGGCCTAGCCACTACAAGGCCGCGCGAGACCGCGAGGAAGGGCTGCGCCTGGCGCTCGCCGAGGCCGGTCTCGAGCAGGTCGGCCAGACGTTGTCGGGGCCGTGGTCGCAGCGGTGGGGGCGGCACGCGGCCGAGATGCTGCTCATGGCCGAGCCCGAGATCGACGCCGTCTTCTGCGGCAGCGACCAGGTCGCGGCCGGGTTCGTGGAGACGGCGCGGGAGCGGGGGCGGCGGGTGCCCGACGACATCGCGGTGGTCGGCTACGACAACTGGGAGGTGCTGTCCACCGAGACCCGGCCGGCGCTGACGACCGTGGACATGAACCTGGAGCTGCTCGGCAGGACGGCGGCCCAGCACCTGTTCGCGGCCATCGACGGCAAGGCGACGCCCGGCGTGCACAAGATGCCCTGCCAGCTGGTCATCCGTGACTCCACCTCCCCGCCCGGCGTCTCCTGA
- a CDS encoding sensor histidine kinase, with translation MSELTLVGVARRRLHALPRLWVDGALAAAITVVQLWPLISSASSTGRPWHWWGYMVAIGASLPLVWRRRAPVTVLAISLCTSALYDFADNVARQPIWYGVLVGFYTVAAYSSAGPRITMLVVATAGSLLTVGSWETALRGMVQVVAAYAIGRAAATSRAHAAALEERAARLERERQMEAERAAERERARIARDMHDILSHSVSLMVVQAEAGPVVVRSDPDKAEATFDAIASTGRDAMMQLRRMLGVLKDNEVSPRAPQPTIGDLPALAGQAGGTGLDVAFTESGEPRPLASDCAVAAYRITQEALTNIVKHSGADRADIRLTWEDHTLMIDITDNGTGAGRALPSGGNGLIGIRERAAACGGAATAGPRQDGPGFAVSVRLPLAAS, from the coding sequence ATGTCTGAATTGACGTTGGTCGGCGTCGCTCGCCGCAGGCTCCACGCGCTCCCGCGTCTGTGGGTGGACGGGGCACTGGCCGCAGCGATCACGGTGGTCCAGCTGTGGCCGCTGATCTCGTCGGCGAGCTCGACGGGACGGCCGTGGCACTGGTGGGGGTACATGGTCGCGATCGGCGCCTCGCTCCCCCTGGTGTGGCGGCGGCGGGCGCCGGTGACCGTACTGGCGATCAGCCTGTGCACGAGCGCGCTCTACGACTTCGCCGACAACGTCGCCCGTCAGCCCATCTGGTACGGCGTCCTCGTCGGGTTCTACACAGTGGCCGCCTACAGCTCTGCCGGGCCCAGGATCACCATGCTCGTGGTGGCCACCGCGGGCAGCCTGCTGACGGTCGGGTCGTGGGAGACCGCACTCCGCGGGATGGTGCAGGTCGTCGCCGCGTACGCCATCGGCAGGGCCGCCGCCACCTCTCGCGCCCACGCTGCCGCACTCGAGGAACGTGCCGCCAGGCTGGAAAGGGAACGCCAGATGGAAGCCGAGCGCGCCGCCGAGCGCGAGCGGGCCAGAATCGCCCGCGACATGCACGACATCCTGTCCCACTCGGTCAGCCTCATGGTGGTGCAGGCCGAGGCCGGGCCTGTGGTCGTCCGGAGCGACCCGGACAAGGCGGAGGCCACGTTCGACGCGATCGCCTCGACAGGGCGCGACGCGATGATGCAGTTGCGGCGCATGCTGGGCGTGCTGAAAGACAACGAGGTGTCCCCGCGTGCGCCGCAGCCCACGATCGGTGACCTGCCCGCGCTGGCCGGACAGGCCGGCGGCACAGGCCTGGACGTGGCCTTCACCGAGTCCGGCGAGCCGCGCCCGCTCGCGTCCGACTGCGCGGTGGCCGCGTACCGGATCACCCAGGAGGCGCTCACCAACATCGTCAAACACTCCGGCGCGGACCGCGCCGACATCCGGCTCACCTGGGAGGACCACACCCTGATGATCGACATCACCGACAACGGGACGGGCGCGGGACGGGCACTCCCCTCCGGCGGGAACGGGCTGATCGGCATCCGCGAGCGGGCCGCGGCCTGCGGCGGCGCGGCCACGGCCGGGCCGCGCCAGGACGGTCCGGGCTTCGCGGTGTCGGTACGGCTGCCGCTGGCGGCGTCATGA
- a CDS encoding CAP domain-containing protein produces MPFSRKLATGLGVGAASLALVGVGLLAAVSVQTSAQDMASASRESASTPAAPGHYAGVEITPEPTTTGTPTRKATPRPTATRKPVAPKKPTATPRPSKTTRSPSARSTSKPSTVGTTLENQVVTLANAQRAKAGCKPLQHDAKLRKAAYGHSQDMVAKDYFDHTSPTGKEADDRIAAAGFSPVSSWGENIAYGQRSAAAVMDDWMNSPGHKRNILDCSYTHIGVGYVASGSYWTQVFAAR; encoded by the coding sequence GTGCCGTTCAGCAGAAAGCTCGCAACCGGGCTCGGCGTCGGTGCGGCGTCTCTGGCACTGGTCGGGGTAGGGCTGCTCGCCGCCGTTTCGGTGCAGACCTCCGCCCAGGACATGGCCTCCGCCTCGCGCGAGTCCGCCTCGACCCCGGCCGCTCCCGGCCACTACGCCGGCGTCGAGATCACCCCCGAACCCACGACCACCGGGACCCCGACCAGGAAGGCCACCCCTCGGCCCACCGCCACCCGCAAGCCCGTAGCCCCCAAGAAGCCGACCGCCACCCCAAGGCCCTCGAAGACCACTCGGTCCCCGTCCGCCCGCTCGACGTCGAAGCCGTCCACCGTCGGCACGACACTCGAGAACCAGGTCGTGACTCTGGCGAACGCGCAGCGGGCCAAGGCCGGATGCAAGCCCCTCCAGCACGACGCCAAGCTCCGCAAGGCCGCCTACGGCCATTCCCAGGACATGGTCGCCAAGGACTACTTCGACCACACCTCACCCACCGGGAAAGAGGCCGATGACCGCATCGCGGCCGCGGGCTTCTCACCCGTCAGCTCGTGGGGCGAGAACATCGCCTACGGCCAGCGTTCGGCGGCCGCCGTCATGGACGACTGGATGAACAGCCCGGGCCACAAACGCAACATCCTGGACTGCTCCTACACCCACATCGGCGTCGGCTATGTCGCCTCAGGCTCGTATTGGACCCAGGTCTTCGCCGCACGCTGA
- a CDS encoding ABC transporter substrate-binding protein, with protein sequence MRRRLAGISLLGVLALTAAACGSSGGGGGGGGSTQAADSPVTITMWTRAATQAQSERLVQEYNKTHKNQVKLTVIPTDNYQPRIAAAAGAKQLPDVFAADVIFVPNYTSQGLFMDITDRVSALPYKAGLAPSHMKLGTLDGKMYTLPHTLDLSVWFWNKDLYQKAGLDPEQGPKTLKEFAQHATTIQEKLGKDGKVHGTFFGGNCGGCYVFTFWPSVWAAGGQIMNPDGTQSLNDQPAMTDVFKIYRELYEKKATGPTTKEEQGPTWTGFFPKGEIGVMPMPSTTLGQMPKDMKIGVTPIAGPDGGESTFVGGDSIGISSTSKNADAAWEFLSWTVSDQAQVEVMAKNKDVLARTDLAGNKYSAEDPRVVMINSLVAKGQTPFALRFGQTFNDPQGPWLRFAREAVFGDTSKLPQLNTEITKSLQQ encoded by the coding sequence ATGAGACGAAGGCTGGCCGGGATCTCCCTCCTCGGTGTGTTAGCGCTCACAGCAGCGGCCTGCGGCAGCAGCGGCGGAGGCGGCGGTGGTGGGGGCAGCACGCAAGCAGCGGACAGTCCCGTGACGATCACGATGTGGACCCGCGCCGCCACGCAGGCGCAGAGCGAGCGGCTGGTCCAGGAGTACAACAAGACCCACAAGAACCAGGTGAAGCTCACCGTCATCCCCACGGACAACTACCAGCCGCGCATCGCCGCCGCGGCCGGCGCCAAGCAGTTGCCCGACGTGTTCGCGGCCGACGTCATCTTCGTCCCGAACTACACCTCCCAGGGCCTGTTCATGGACATCACGGACAGGGTCTCCGCGCTACCGTACAAGGCCGGGCTCGCACCCTCGCATATGAAGCTCGGCACGCTCGACGGCAAGATGTACACCCTGCCGCACACCCTCGACCTGTCGGTCTGGTTCTGGAACAAGGACCTGTACCAGAAGGCCGGGCTCGACCCCGAGCAGGGCCCGAAGACGCTGAAGGAGTTCGCTCAGCACGCCACCACCATCCAGGAGAAGCTGGGCAAGGACGGCAAGGTCCACGGCACGTTCTTCGGCGGCAACTGCGGCGGCTGCTACGTCTTCACGTTCTGGCCGTCCGTCTGGGCGGCCGGCGGCCAGATCATGAACCCCGACGGCACGCAGTCGCTCAACGACCAGCCCGCGATGACCGACGTCTTCAAGATCTACCGCGAGCTGTACGAGAAGAAGGCCACCGGCCCGACGACCAAGGAGGAGCAGGGCCCGACCTGGACCGGCTTCTTCCCCAAGGGCGAGATCGGCGTCATGCCGATGCCCTCGACCACGCTCGGCCAGATGCCCAAGGACATGAAGATCGGCGTCACCCCGATCGCCGGCCCCGACGGCGGCGAGTCGACGTTCGTCGGCGGCGACTCCATCGGCATCTCCTCCACCAGCAAGAACGCCGACGCCGCGTGGGAGTTCCTGTCCTGGACGGTCTCCGACCAGGCCCAGGTCGAGGTCATGGCCAAGAACAAGGACGTGCTCGCCCGCACCGACCTGGCCGGCAACAAGTACTCGGCCGAGGACCCGCGCGTGGTGATGATCAACTCGCTGGTGGCCAAGGGCCAGACCCCGTTCGCCCTGCGCTTCGGGCAGACGTTCAACGACCCGCAGGGCCCGTGGCTGCGCTTCGCCCGCGAGGCCGTGTTCGGTGACACGTCTAAGCTCCCGCAGCTCAACACCGAGATCACGAAGTCGCTGCAACAATGA
- a CDS encoding carbohydrate ABC transporter permease, which produces MTLTITRSGRRPAHSAPSARWRSRKVQGWLYAAPTAVIVGVLFIAPLALVVWMSLNRWPLLGQATFNAPTNYTKIADNPLFVDAVLFTLKYTAITTVLLSAVALGLALLVQDRKPGIAFFRTAFFLPGAVGFAAAGLLFYGMLNNDFGPIDPMLQSLGITDEPVKWIGTPNMALFSTITLVIWRFAGFNMLILLTGLQAIPTEVYEAARSDGANRWQVFTKITLPLLRPTLALMLILSVTGSLLAFDQFFVFTNGGPDNSTVSMVMVVYRDAFFRFDLGGAAALSVVLLVALVGLNTVMMRRLR; this is translated from the coding sequence ATGACCTTGACGATCACGCGATCCGGGCGGCGGCCGGCACACTCCGCGCCGTCCGCCCGGTGGCGGAGCAGGAAAGTCCAGGGCTGGCTGTACGCGGCGCCGACGGCCGTCATCGTGGGCGTGCTCTTCATCGCGCCCCTGGCGCTGGTCGTCTGGATGTCGCTCAACCGCTGGCCCCTGCTCGGCCAGGCCACGTTCAACGCCCCCACGAACTACACCAAGATCGCCGACAATCCGCTCTTCGTGGACGCGGTGCTCTTCACCCTCAAGTACACCGCCATCACCACCGTCCTGCTGTCGGCGGTGGCGCTGGGCCTGGCCCTGCTGGTGCAGGACCGCAAGCCGGGCATCGCGTTCTTCAGGACGGCGTTCTTCCTGCCCGGCGCGGTCGGCTTCGCCGCGGCCGGGCTGCTGTTCTACGGCATGCTGAACAACGACTTCGGCCCCATCGACCCCATGCTCCAGTCGCTGGGCATCACCGACGAGCCCGTGAAGTGGATCGGTACGCCCAACATGGCGCTGTTCTCCACGATCACGCTGGTGATCTGGCGCTTCGCCGGGTTCAACATGCTCATCCTGCTGACCGGCCTGCAGGCCATCCCGACCGAGGTGTACGAGGCCGCGCGCAGCGACGGCGCCAACCGCTGGCAGGTCTTCACCAAGATCACGCTGCCGCTGCTGCGCCCGACGCTGGCGCTGATGCTCATCCTCAGCGTCACGGGCTCGCTGCTGGCCTTCGACCAGTTCTTCGTCTTCACCAACGGCGGCCCGGACAACAGCACGGTGTCCATGGTCATGGTCGTCTACCGAGACGCGTTCTTCCGTTTCGACCTCGGCGGCGCCGCGGCGCTGTCGGTCGTGCTGCTCGTGGCCCTCGTCGGGCTCAACACGGTGATGATGCGGAGGCTGCGATGA
- a CDS encoding sulfurtransferase TusA family protein yields MPDLVVDGGDKLCVQLLIELRGHVRRAGPGAVIHLIAIDPAAPVDLPAWCHLTGHTYLGPVEGAERPTYALRVAGAAQETEDARPWHVA; encoded by the coding sequence ATGCCTGATCTCGTTGTGGACGGCGGCGACAAGCTGTGCGTTCAGCTGCTCATCGAGCTGCGCGGCCACGTGCGCCGAGCCGGTCCCGGTGCGGTCATCCACCTGATCGCCATCGACCCGGCCGCACCCGTGGACCTGCCGGCCTGGTGCCACCTGACCGGGCACACGTATCTGGGGCCGGTGGAGGGCGCCGAGCGCCCCACGTACGCGTTGCGCGTGGCCGGGGCCGCTCAGGAGACCGAGGACGCGAGACCTTGGCACGTGGCTTAA
- a CDS encoding glycoside hydrolase family 127 protein, with translation MANPVLPSSGVLSPLGLDAVRLSPGFWGDRVALNREVTIAHCQEWEEREGWIGNFRGERPRRGREFSDSEIYKLLEAMAWADHPGLPELAETVAQAQEGDGYINTRWSGSRYTDFEWGHELYCYGHLIQAGVARLRMHGEDRLTQVAVRAADHVCRRFMEGTETCGHPVIEMALVELYRVTGTERYLEMAKRFVERRGLPALAEVHFGRGYFQDDVPVRQAQVFRGHAVRALYLASGVVDVAVETGDEELLKAVEAQWERTVARRTHLTGGMGSRHIDESFGDDYELPPDRAYNETCASIASIMLAHRLLLATGDVRYADLAERTLYNMLATGVALDGRSFFYANPLQVRVPAVPLEGVNHAAEGGLRSPWFDVSCCPNNIARTLASLPAYMATTAADGLQIHHFTPSEMRHGDLAVRVETGYPWDGTVTVRVLEDGDGRIKLRVPAWASDATLAHGGTVRAVTPGYAVADGPWRAGDELRLELAMSPRWTFPNSKIDALRGCAAVERGPLVYCAESVGDEPPLADLAVRVEPPVEHETDGVVQLEVGASLGDSDGDGWPYSASQNGRVDASDARLRLIPYHRWGNRGPATMRVWLPI, from the coding sequence GTGGCTAACCCCGTCCTGCCCTCATCGGGCGTTCTGTCCCCTCTAGGCCTCGACGCGGTACGCCTCTCGCCCGGTTTCTGGGGCGACCGGGTGGCGCTCAACCGCGAGGTCACCATCGCCCACTGCCAGGAATGGGAAGAACGCGAAGGCTGGATCGGCAACTTCCGGGGGGAACGTCCCCGGAGGGGCAGGGAGTTCAGCGACTCCGAGATCTACAAGCTCCTGGAGGCCATGGCCTGGGCCGACCACCCGGGGCTGCCCGAGCTGGCCGAGACCGTGGCCCAGGCCCAGGAGGGCGACGGCTACATCAACACCCGCTGGTCCGGCAGCCGGTACACCGACTTCGAGTGGGGGCACGAGCTCTACTGCTACGGCCACCTCATCCAGGCCGGGGTCGCCAGGCTGCGCATGCACGGCGAGGACCGGCTCACGCAGGTGGCGGTGCGGGCCGCCGACCACGTCTGCCGGCGCTTCATGGAGGGCACGGAGACCTGCGGCCACCCCGTGATCGAGATGGCGCTGGTCGAGCTCTACCGCGTGACCGGGACGGAGCGGTATCTGGAAATGGCCAAGCGCTTCGTCGAGCGGCGCGGCCTGCCGGCGCTCGCCGAGGTGCACTTCGGTCGCGGCTACTTCCAGGACGACGTGCCGGTCCGTCAGGCGCAGGTGTTCCGCGGGCATGCTGTGCGGGCGCTCTATCTCGCCTCCGGCGTGGTGGACGTCGCCGTCGAGACCGGCGATGAGGAGTTGCTGAAGGCGGTCGAGGCGCAGTGGGAGCGCACGGTCGCCCGGCGCACGCACCTGACCGGCGGCATGGGCTCGCGGCACATCGACGAGTCGTTCGGCGACGACTACGAGCTGCCGCCGGACCGCGCCTACAACGAGACCTGCGCGAGCATCGCCTCCATCATGCTGGCGCACCGGCTGCTGCTGGCCACCGGCGACGTCCGCTACGCCGACCTGGCCGAGCGGACCCTGTACAACATGCTCGCCACCGGGGTCGCGCTGGACGGCCGGTCGTTCTTCTACGCCAACCCGCTGCAGGTACGGGTGCCCGCCGTGCCGCTCGAAGGCGTCAACCACGCCGCCGAGGGCGGGTTGCGTTCGCCCTGGTTCGACGTGTCTTGCTGCCCGAACAACATCGCCCGCACGCTGGCCTCGCTGCCCGCCTACATGGCCACGACCGCGGCGGACGGTCTGCAGATCCACCACTTCACGCCGTCGGAGATGCGGCACGGCGACCTGGCGGTGCGGGTGGAGACCGGATACCCGTGGGACGGCACGGTGACGGTCCGGGTGCTGGAGGACGGTGACGGGCGCATCAAGCTGCGCGTCCCCGCCTGGGCCTCGGACGCGACGCTCGCGCACGGAGGGACTGTCCGTGCGGTGACCCCGGGATACGCGGTCGCCGACGGGCCGTGGCGGGCGGGTGACGAGCTCCGGCTGGAGCTGGCGATGTCGCCGCGGTGGACCTTCCCCAACAGCAAGATCGACGCGCTTCGGGGGTGCGCGGCGGTCGAGCGGGGGCCGCTCGTTTACTGCGCGGAGTCGGTGGGCGACGAGCCGCCGCTCGCCGATCTGGCCGTGCGGGTCGAGCCGCCCGTGGAGCACGAGACGGACGGCGTGGTCCAGCTGGAGGTCGGGGCATCGCTCGGCGACAGCGACGGCGACGGCTGGCCGTATTCGGCTTCGCAGAACGGCCGCGTGGACGCCTCGGACGCGCGGCTGCGGCTCATCCCTTACCACCGGTGGGGCAACCGGGGTCCCGCGACCATGCGTGTCTGGCTGCCGATCTGA
- a CDS encoding LacI family DNA-binding transcriptional regulator — MKRPTIADIASRAGVSKVAVSYALNGQPGVSEATRARIIAIADEIGWRPNSAARALNGARANCVGLALCRPARILGVEPFFMELISGIEGVLADRSYALLLQVVTSHQKESEVYRRWWGESRIDGVFLVDLHYADARVTELEQLGMPVVVIGHPSQSGSLSAIWSDEGQAVRETVGYLVALGHRRIARVAGLPELVHTAVRDQAFAEACQGAAEHVTVHTDYTGDEGARATRRLLSSPDRPTAIVYDNDIMAVAGLSVAQEMRVRVPDDLSIVAWDDSPLAQVVRPPLTALTRDIPAYGAHAAQRLLALIAGESVPPYEDQAAVLTPRGSTGPAPAPARV; from the coding sequence GTGAAGCGACCGACGATCGCCGACATCGCCAGCCGGGCTGGCGTCTCCAAGGTGGCGGTGTCCTACGCGCTCAACGGCCAGCCGGGGGTGTCGGAGGCGACGCGGGCCAGGATCATCGCCATCGCCGACGAGATCGGCTGGCGGCCCAACAGCGCCGCCCGAGCGCTCAACGGCGCCCGGGCCAACTGCGTCGGCCTCGCGCTGTGCCGTCCTGCTAGGATCCTGGGCGTCGAGCCGTTCTTCATGGAGCTGATCAGCGGCATCGAGGGCGTGCTCGCCGACCGGTCGTACGCGCTGCTGCTCCAGGTGGTCACCAGCCACCAGAAGGAGAGCGAGGTCTACCGGCGCTGGTGGGGCGAGAGCCGCATCGACGGCGTCTTCCTCGTCGACCTGCACTATGCGGACGCCCGCGTGACGGAGCTGGAGCAGCTCGGCATGCCGGTCGTCGTCATCGGCCATCCCTCCCAGTCCGGCTCTTTGTCGGCCATCTGGTCCGACGAAGGGCAGGCCGTCCGCGAGACCGTCGGCTATCTCGTGGCGCTCGGCCACCGCCGCATCGCCCGGGTGGCGGGGCTGCCGGAGCTGGTCCACACCGCCGTCCGCGACCAGGCGTTCGCCGAGGCCTGCCAGGGAGCGGCCGAGCACGTCACCGTGCACACCGACTACACCGGCGACGAAGGCGCCCGGGCCACCCGCCGGCTGCTCAGCTCACCCGACCGGCCCACGGCGATCGTCTACGACAACGACATCATGGCGGTGGCGGGCCTGTCCGTCGCGCAGGAGATGCGGGTGCGGGTGCCGGACGACCTCTCGATCGTGGCCTGGGACGACTCGCCGCTGGCCCAGGTCGTACGGCCGCCGCTGACGGCGCTCACCCGCGACATCCCGGCCTACGGGGCACACGCGGCCCAGCGGTTGCTGGCCTTGATCGCGGGCGAGAGCGTACCGCCGTACGAGGACCAGGCGGCGGTGCTGACGCCGCGCGGCAGCACGGGACCCGCGCCCGCGCCGGCAAGGGTGTAA